Proteins encoded together in one Bacillus carboniphilus window:
- a CDS encoding YneF family protein, producing the protein MWWMYTLVGVIALLAGVALGFFIARKYMMDYLKKNPPINEQMLRMMMTQMGQKPSQKKINQMMQAMNRQTTK; encoded by the coding sequence ATGTGGTGGATGTATACTCTAGTGGGAGTAATCGCTCTACTCGCAGGTGTGGCACTTGGCTTTTTCATCGCGAGAAAATACATGATGGACTATTTAAAGAAAAACCCACCTATTAACGAACAAATGCTTCGTATGATGATGACACAAATGGGTCAAAAGCCATCTCAAAAGAAAATCAATCAGATGATGCAAGCCATGAATCGTCAGACAACGAAATAA